From the genome of Virgibacillus siamensis, one region includes:
- the mfd gene encoding transcription-repair coupling factor encodes MKGIQEFLRSKEDIESVISGISGGLNEQLVAGLSGSARSLLVSILNESVDKPILLVTHQLAQAQQLYDDLVEFAGEDDVHLYPVNELIASEIAIASPELRGQRIDALTAWSQKKKGILIAPVAALKRILPPTSYWGAYQLDFKFGEDIQLDVYLSSLVDMGYERTDMVTAPGEFSRRGGIIDIYPVTETHPVRIELFDEEIDSIRFFDVESQRSLEKRTEISVGPADELLLTEEDMVAAAQRIEEALAETLQKLKDSKAKETLIEVVQQDSERLKNLEHFQEMYKYIGFLYENPASLIDYLPDNGLIVMDEMSRIHETAVNLDTEEAEWYSNLLETNKMVRDSRFSFNWDEVQDNMHQQRLYMSIFLRHIPNTQPQNIVNLSSRAMQEFHGQMNLLKNELNRWEKGDFSVIVLAPNAKRAEKIHSIFLDYDIESVVTDQLELPNTIPVITVGNLSTGMELPMHKLVIITENELFKSKTKRPRKKQKLSNAERIKNYQELKVGDYVVHASHGIGKYLGIETLEVNDLHKDYMLIKYSGDDKLFVPIDQIDLVQKFVGSEGKEPKLYKLGGSEWTKVKRKVQSSVEDIADDLIKLYAEREARKGYAFSEDTEMQREFEAAFPYQETEDQLRCIVEIKQDMERERPMDRLLCGDVGYGKTEVAIRAAFKAVADGKQVAVLVPTTILGQQHYETFRERFQDHAVNIGLLSRFRTRKQQKETLEGLKKGLVDIVIGTHRILSKDVQYQDLGLLIVDEEQRFGVKHKEKIKQLKSNVDVLTLTATPIPRTLHMSMLGVRDLSVIETPPENRFPIQTYVMEYNPIFIRDAVEREMSRGGQVFFLHNRVENIDKAARDLGMLVDDARIAVAHGQMNETELENVIFAFLEGEFDVLVSTTIIETGVDIPNVNTLIVNNADRMGLSQLYQLRGRVGRSNRVAYAYFTYQRDKVLTEIAEKRLEAIKQFTELGSGFKIAMRDLSIRGAGNLLGAQQHGFIDSVGFDMYSQMLKDAIDARKHGKELDEMKPFEPELTLSLDAYIPDEYIKDEKQKIDMYKQFQTMTSADDVEDLKDELMDRFGDYPTEVGNLFTVSSLKRQAKEQRVESIHEKNKKIEMLVDENRSQQIDGSKLFELANSFGRGFQLGTAGNKLKVIYKWTSDTEKQRYDILEKFIGQLDEINREE; translated from the coding sequence ATGAAGGGTATACAGGAATTTTTACGATCAAAAGAAGATATTGAATCCGTGATAAGCGGTATTTCCGGTGGATTGAATGAACAACTGGTTGCTGGATTATCCGGTTCAGCAAGGAGTTTACTTGTTTCCATCCTGAATGAATCGGTGGATAAGCCTATATTGCTTGTCACCCACCAACTGGCACAGGCGCAGCAGCTTTATGATGATCTTGTGGAGTTTGCAGGTGAGGATGATGTTCACCTGTACCCTGTCAATGAATTGATTGCATCTGAAATAGCGATTGCCAGCCCTGAGCTGAGAGGTCAGCGGATTGATGCGCTGACAGCATGGTCACAGAAGAAAAAAGGTATTTTAATTGCTCCGGTAGCAGCATTAAAGCGGATTTTGCCGCCGACAAGCTATTGGGGGGCCTATCAGCTGGACTTCAAGTTTGGTGAAGATATTCAATTGGATGTCTATTTATCATCCCTTGTTGATATGGGGTACGAACGGACAGATATGGTCACTGCTCCCGGTGAGTTCAGCCGGCGGGGCGGAATCATTGACATATATCCGGTTACGGAAACACATCCGGTGCGTATTGAGTTGTTTGATGAGGAAATTGACTCTATACGTTTTTTTGACGTGGAATCACAACGATCTTTGGAAAAGCGAACTGAGATTTCAGTTGGTCCTGCAGATGAACTTCTTTTGACAGAAGAGGATATGGTTGCAGCGGCACAGCGTATTGAAGAAGCTTTGGCTGAAACGCTTCAAAAGCTGAAGGACAGTAAGGCAAAAGAAACGTTGATTGAAGTTGTCCAGCAAGACAGCGAGCGGCTTAAAAATCTGGAACATTTTCAGGAAATGTATAAATATATCGGGTTTCTTTATGAAAATCCTGCAAGTTTGATAGATTATTTGCCGGACAACGGGTTGATAGTCATGGATGAAATGAGCAGAATTCATGAAACTGCTGTGAATTTGGATACGGAAGAAGCGGAATGGTACAGTAATTTGCTGGAAACAAACAAAATGGTTCGAGACAGCCGGTTTTCGTTCAACTGGGATGAAGTGCAGGACAATATGCATCAGCAGCGGCTGTATATGTCTATTTTCTTAAGGCATATACCGAATACGCAGCCACAAAATATTGTAAATTTGTCATCCAGAGCCATGCAGGAGTTCCACGGGCAAATGAATCTGTTAAAAAATGAATTGAATCGCTGGGAAAAAGGGGATTTTTCCGTAATTGTACTTGCCCCGAATGCAAAACGGGCAGAAAAAATTCATTCCATTTTCCTGGATTATGATATTGAATCAGTTGTGACAGACCAGCTTGAGCTTCCGAATACGATTCCGGTTATTACCGTCGGAAATCTCAGCACCGGTATGGAATTACCGATGCACAAACTTGTGATCATAACGGAAAATGAACTGTTTAAAAGCAAGACAAAACGGCCGCGGAAAAAGCAAAAACTATCGAATGCCGAACGAATCAAAAACTATCAGGAGCTTAAAGTTGGCGATTATGTCGTTCATGCCAGTCACGGGATTGGGAAATATTTAGGGATAGAAACGCTGGAAGTAAATGATTTGCACAAAGATTATATGCTGATTAAATATTCCGGTGATGATAAATTATTTGTCCCGATTGACCAGATTGATCTGGTACAGAAATTCGTCGGGTCAGAAGGTAAGGAACCAAAGCTGTACAAATTGGGCGGCAGTGAATGGACAAAGGTAAAACGGAAGGTACAATCATCTGTTGAGGACATCGCGGATGATCTGATTAAGCTGTATGCTGAACGCGAGGCGCGGAAAGGGTATGCCTTTTCAGAGGATACCGAAATGCAGCGTGAGTTCGAAGCCGCGTTTCCTTATCAGGAGACTGAAGATCAATTGCGCTGTATTGTTGAGATTAAGCAGGATATGGAACGTGAACGTCCGATGGATCGGCTGCTTTGCGGTGATGTGGGCTATGGTAAGACGGAAGTGGCTATCCGGGCAGCATTTAAGGCAGTTGCTGATGGAAAACAGGTTGCTGTTTTGGTGCCAACAACTATTCTGGGGCAGCAGCATTATGAAACGTTCCGTGAGCGGTTCCAGGACCATGCTGTGAATATTGGTCTATTGAGCAGATTCCGAACACGTAAGCAGCAAAAAGAAACACTGGAAGGATTAAAAAAAGGACTTGTCGATATTGTAATCGGAACACACCGGATCCTTTCAAAAGATGTGCAATACCAAGATCTCGGGCTTTTAATTGTTGATGAAGAGCAGCGTTTTGGTGTGAAACATAAGGAAAAAATTAAACAGCTTAAATCAAATGTTGATGTGCTTACGTTAACAGCTACACCGATACCGCGTACCCTGCATATGTCAATGCTTGGTGTCCGTGATTTATCTGTTATTGAAACACCGCCTGAAAACCGTTTTCCAATTCAGACGTATGTGATGGAATACAATCCAATTTTTATCAGGGATGCGGTTGAACGGGAAATGTCAAGAGGCGGGCAAGTATTTTTCCTGCATAACAGGGTGGAAAATATCGATAAAGCAGCCCGTGACTTAGGGATGCTGGTAGATGACGCACGGATAGCTGTTGCGCATGGACAAATGAATGAAACGGAGCTTGAAAATGTCATTTTTGCTTTTCTGGAAGGTGAATTTGATGTGCTGGTAAGTACAACCATCATCGAAACCGGAGTTGATATTCCAAATGTGAATACGCTGATTGTCAATAATGCGGACCGTATGGGATTAAGTCAGCTTTATCAGTTGCGGGGACGTGTCGGACGTTCAAACCGGGTAGCATATGCATATTTCACCTATCAGCGTGATAAGGTGCTGACAGAAATTGCCGAGAAGCGTCTTGAAGCAATTAAACAGTTTACGGAACTGGGCTCCGGGTTCAAAATCGCGATGCGGGATTTGTCAATTCGCGGTGCTGGAAATCTGCTTGGCGCACAGCAACACGGGTTTATTGATTCTGTCGGCTTTGATATGTATTCTCAGATGCTGAAGGATGCGATTGATGCCCGGAAGCATGGCAAGGAACTGGATGAAATGAAACCATTCGAGCCTGAACTGACACTATCGCTCGATGCATATATACCGGATGAATACATTAAAGATGAAAAACAAAAAATTGATATGTATAAACAATTCCAGACGATGACATCAGCAGATGATGTAGAAGATCTTAAGGATGAACTGATGGACCGGTTTGGCGATTATCCAACTGAGGTCGGTAATCTATTCACGGTTTCCTCGCTAAAACGCCAGGCAAAAGAACAACGGGTGGAAAGCATTCACGAAAAAAATAAAAAAATCGAGATGCTCGTTGATGAAAACAGAAGCCAGCAAATTGACGGATCCAAATTGTTCGAACTTGCCAATTCATTCGGCAGGGGCTTTCAGCTTGGAACAGCAGGTAATAAACTGAAAGTGATTTATAAATGGACCTCAGATACGGAAAAGCAGCGGTATGATATTTTGGAGAAATTTATCGGACAGTTGGATGAAATAAACCGGGAAGAATAG
- the spoVT gene encoding stage V sporulation protein T yields MKATGIVRRIDDLGRVVIPKEIRRTLRIREGDPLEIFVDREGEVILKKYSPINELGSFAKEYAEALFDSLQFPVLICDRDEIIAVAGESKKDYLNKSIGQQPEKTMQDRTQVFETEKATMELIQSKEDELDSYCISPIIANGDPIGCVMIFSKDGKKLSNVEQKAVETASNFMAKQME; encoded by the coding sequence ATGAAGGCAACAGGAATTGTGCGTCGTATTGATGATTTAGGAAGGGTCGTTATACCAAAAGAAATCAGGCGAACGCTGCGTATTCGCGAAGGTGATCCATTGGAAATATTCGTTGACCGGGAAGGGGAAGTCATCTTAAAAAAGTATTCGCCAATCAATGAACTTGGCAGTTTTGCCAAGGAATATGCAGAGGCGTTGTTTGACTCCCTTCAATTTCCGGTGCTCATTTGTGACCGGGATGAAATAATTGCAGTAGCCGGTGAATCAAAAAAAGATTACTTAAATAAAAGTATTGGACAACAGCCTGAAAAAACGATGCAGGACAGAACGCAGGTTTTTGAAACAGAGAAAGCAACGATGGAATTGATTCAAAGTAAGGAAGACGAACTTGATTCGTATTGTATTAGTCCTATTATTGCGAATGGTGATCCGATTGGATGTGTTATGATATTCTCCAAGGACGGTAAAAAACTGAGTAATGTTGAGCAAAAAGCTGTTGAAACAGCATCGAACTTTATGGCTAAACAAATGGAATAG
- a CDS encoding putative polysaccharide biosynthesis protein codes for MEGNETNKLVKGALLLTLAGVISKLLSAGYRIPLQNLTGDFGFYIYQQVYPILGMALILSLYGFPSAISKMVNDLNQHTNGPSFRQFYLPVFFLMFFGSVFAFLLLFFGADFLAAIAGDRNLGQVYKFASFAFLLIPVTALFRGVFQGVQKMKPTAYSQVGEQFIRVLLIIGAAVIIFTQQENMYFIGKAAAVAAILGSITAIAILLRFFRNVKPEMGQFEDIPWGYYVKTLFILGGAAALNHMILLIIQLADAFTLVPGLVENRYSQLEAMKLKGVFDRGQPLIQLGAVLGSSFALALIPAISREKLQRAPNEFYTYVQNAIIVSFYLAMGATLGLIAVFPEVNTLLFQNNNGTFSLQVLAVAVLLSSVSITAASILQGLGYSKQTACFILISFVIKCIANAVLVPLYGITGGAIATVFSLSVLGILLLGTVKMKLPRLRVEKHINWIALIAASGGMLVYLAVINILMPEVQSRASLLLYVLFTVATGAMVYTILLLRLRAFSKNELDMLPFAGLWLRLYKERKIK; via the coding sequence ATGGAAGGGAACGAGACAAATAAATTAGTGAAGGGTGCTTTACTGCTGACGCTTGCAGGGGTAATCAGCAAGCTGTTGAGTGCAGGGTACCGGATCCCGTTGCAAAATTTAACAGGTGATTTCGGTTTTTATATTTATCAGCAGGTTTATCCGATTCTTGGAATGGCACTGATCCTGTCCCTATACGGGTTTCCATCGGCTATTTCAAAAATGGTCAATGATTTGAATCAGCATACAAATGGTCCTTCGTTCAGACAGTTTTATCTGCCGGTTTTTTTTCTAATGTTCTTTGGATCCGTTTTTGCGTTTTTACTGTTGTTTTTTGGTGCTGATTTTTTAGCAGCTATTGCGGGAGACCGGAATTTGGGGCAGGTATATAAATTTGCATCCTTTGCGTTCCTGCTGATTCCTGTTACAGCATTGTTTCGCGGTGTTTTTCAGGGTGTGCAGAAAATGAAGCCGACAGCCTATTCGCAAGTCGGCGAGCAGTTTATCCGGGTTTTATTGATTATTGGTGCTGCTGTAATCATTTTTACGCAGCAAGAAAATATGTATTTTATCGGAAAAGCTGCTGCAGTTGCTGCAATACTTGGATCGATAACCGCTATTGCAATTCTTCTCCGCTTTTTTCGTAACGTCAAACCCGAAATGGGACAGTTTGAGGATATTCCATGGGGTTATTATGTTAAAACGTTATTTATTCTTGGTGGTGCTGCAGCATTGAATCATATGATTCTGCTTATCATTCAGCTTGCGGATGCGTTCACACTAGTACCGGGACTGGTTGAAAATCGATACAGTCAATTGGAAGCGATGAAACTGAAAGGTGTATTTGATCGCGGTCAACCGCTGATACAATTGGGAGCGGTGCTTGGGTCGTCGTTTGCGCTGGCACTGATACCAGCAATATCCCGTGAAAAATTGCAACGTGCGCCTAATGAATTTTATACATATGTGCAAAATGCAATTATTGTTAGTTTTTATTTGGCGATGGGCGCTACGCTTGGGTTAATTGCTGTTTTTCCGGAAGTGAACACATTACTGTTTCAAAACAATAATGGGACCTTCAGTCTGCAGGTCCTCGCTGTCGCTGTTCTTCTGAGTTCAGTCTCGATTACAGCTGCTTCCATTTTGCAGGGACTGGGATACAGTAAACAAACCGCATGCTTTATTTTGATTTCCTTTGTTATAAAATGTATTGCCAATGCAGTGCTCGTTCCACTTTATGGGATTACGGGCGGTGCAATTGCAACTGTATTCAGTTTGTCGGTACTCGGCATATTGCTTCTCGGAACAGTTAAAATGAAGCTGCCTCGTTTACGGGTGGAGAAGCATATTAACTGGATTGCATTGATCGCAGCTTCCGGCGGGATGCTTGTCTATCTTGCTGTTATAAATATCCTGATGCCAGAGGTGCAATCAAGGGCATCATTGCTGTTGTATGTATTATTTACCGTAGCAACCGGGGCAATGGTATATACCATTTTGCTGCTGAGACTTCGGGCATTTTCCAAAAACGAACTTGACATGCTTCCGTTTGCGGGACTCTGGCTGCGGTTGTATAAAGAAAGGAAGATAAAATGA
- the mazG gene encoding nucleoside triphosphate pyrophosphohydrolase — protein sequence MSNRIEIIGLGAGDLDQLPFGIYKKLLKTDLPIFVRTADHPLMSALEAEGVKFTALDYLYEASDQFGEVYENIASALLKKASESSIIYAVPGHPMLAEKTVKLLLEQSDVPVEVIGGQSYLDALFTALQIDPIEGFQIVDGTGFERHDLNYRNHLIFCQVYDRFIASEVKLTLLDDLPPDYRIKLVEAAGTEQEKIIDVPLEELDRNMDVSNLTSVYVPPVPSNMLHHTFTRLREVIAQLRGPDGCPWDKKQTHETLRVYAIEEVYELIEAIDLQDDDGIIEELGDILLQVMLHSQIGADDGYFTVDDVIRSITDKMIHRHPHVFGKGSAETAADVVKSWAALKQEEKGDTRKSLLDGVPVGLPALAAAAKLQDKAASAGFSWDNSADMWAKLQEEMDEVHAAIEKEDEANTIEELGDVLFVLANISRYYKVNPELALNQANRKFRSRFTYIEKQLNEQGKDVFQSSLEEMDYYWNQAKGKE from the coding sequence ATGAGTAATCGTATTGAAATTATTGGTCTCGGAGCCGGTGATCTGGATCAGCTCCCATTTGGTATTTATAAAAAGTTGCTGAAAACGGATCTGCCAATCTTTGTCCGTACTGCAGATCATCCTTTGATGAGTGCACTTGAAGCAGAGGGTGTGAAATTTACTGCACTGGATTATCTTTATGAAGCATCAGATCAGTTTGGCGAGGTATATGAAAATATTGCCAGCGCTTTATTAAAAAAGGCTTCTGAATCATCCATCATTTATGCAGTACCGGGTCATCCGATGCTTGCGGAAAAAACGGTAAAATTGCTGCTTGAACAATCAGATGTTCCTGTTGAAGTAATTGGCGGTCAAAGTTATTTGGATGCACTGTTCACTGCATTGCAGATTGATCCAATCGAGGGGTTCCAAATTGTGGATGGTACCGGATTTGAGCGGCACGATTTGAATTATCGGAACCACCTTATTTTTTGTCAGGTATACGACAGATTTATTGCATCCGAAGTTAAATTAACACTTTTGGATGATCTGCCGCCTGATTACCGTATCAAACTTGTTGAGGCGGCAGGAACAGAGCAGGAGAAGATCATAGATGTACCGTTGGAAGAGCTCGACAGGAATATGGACGTTTCGAATTTAACATCTGTTTATGTTCCCCCTGTTCCATCGAATATGCTTCATCATACATTTACCAGGCTGCGTGAAGTGATTGCCCAATTGCGTGGACCAGATGGTTGTCCATGGGATAAGAAGCAGACACATGAAACGCTTCGTGTCTATGCGATTGAAGAAGTCTATGAATTAATTGAAGCAATTGATCTGCAAGACGATGACGGCATTATTGAAGAATTAGGGGATATATTGCTTCAAGTGATGCTGCACAGTCAAATTGGAGCAGATGATGGATATTTTACAGTGGACGATGTGATTCGTTCGATTACGGATAAGATGATTCACCGGCATCCGCATGTGTTCGGTAAAGGATCCGCGGAAACAGCGGCGGATGTTGTGAAATCATGGGCAGCTTTAAAGCAGGAAGAAAAAGGGGATACACGCAAATCGCTGCTTGACGGTGTACCGGTTGGATTACCGGCATTGGCGGCAGCAGCTAAGCTTCAGGATAAGGCAGCGTCCGCTGGATTCAGCTGGGACAATTCAGCGGATATGTGGGCAAAACTTCAGGAAGAAATGGATGAGGTACATGCCGCTATTGAAAAAGAGGACGAAGCGAATACGATAGAGGAACTCGGTGATGTATTATTTGTACTGGCCAACATATCACGGTATTATAAAGTCAATCCGGAACTTGCACTGAATCAGGCGAACCGGAAGTTCCGATCACGTTTCACATACATTGAAAAACAGTTAAATGAACAGGGGAAAGATGTTTTTCAAAGCTCGTTGGAAGAAATGGATTATTATTGGAATCAAGCAAAAGGAAAAGAGTGA
- a CDS encoding RNA-binding S4 domain-containing protein, which yields MRLDKFLKVSRLLKRRTLAKEVADQGRITINGSKAKASSTVETGDELVIKFGQKVVTLEIRALKEAVKKDEADMLYQVIKEEKVTD from the coding sequence TTGCGATTGGATAAATTTCTAAAGGTTTCCAGGCTGTTAAAGCGGCGTACATTAGCAAAAGAAGTGGCTGATCAGGGAAGAATTACGATAAACGGCAGCAAGGCAAAAGCGTCATCAACCGTGGAAACTGGTGATGAACTTGTTATTAAGTTTGGTCAAAAGGTAGTGACCCTTGAAATTAGAGCTTTAAAAGAGGCAGTAAAAAAAGATGAGGCAGATATGCTCTATCAGGTGATTAAGGAAGAGAAAGTTACCGATTAA
- the yabP gene encoding sporulation protein YabP, with translation MNYYEKEPVQRVQQDHAVKIDNRKNMEITGVKEVDSFDNEEFLLETVMGYLIVRGQNLQLKNLDVGDGVVTIKGKIYELSYVDEHSQEKAKGFFSKLFK, from the coding sequence ATGAATTATTATGAGAAGGAACCTGTCCAGCGTGTGCAGCAGGATCATGCTGTTAAAATCGATAATCGTAAAAACATGGAGATAACCGGGGTAAAAGAAGTTGACAGCTTTGATAACGAGGAGTTTCTGCTGGAAACGGTCATGGGATATTTGATTGTCCGCGGGCAGAATCTGCAGCTGAAGAATCTGGATGTTGGTGATGGTGTTGTCACGATAAAGGGTAAAATATATGAGCTTTCCTATGTGGATGAACATAGTCAGGAGAAAGCTAAAGGGTTCTTTAGCAAGCTGTTTAAATGA
- the yabQ gene encoding spore cortex biosynthesis protein YabQ encodes MTLNVQFITMIAMVIGGLYLGIIQETFRRFSVHWKRRRVMAYFMEISFWLSQTMILYYLLFRVNNGELRFYVFVAVLLGFSVYQALVANIYKRLLEQIISIVLKCFRIIEKVINFLIITPVKFIIQVAVTCVMFVLHILLNIVRYVLKVVVAPILWIFRALFGILPENIQNKLYKIAEFYSTIENTCRKWVKKILFKRR; translated from the coding sequence ATGACACTCAATGTCCAATTCATCACCATGATTGCGATGGTTATAGGCGGATTATATTTGGGCATAATACAGGAAACATTCCGCCGTTTTTCCGTTCACTGGAAAAGACGTCGGGTTATGGCTTATTTTATGGAAATCAGCTTTTGGCTGTCACAGACCATGATACTCTATTATTTACTATTCAGGGTCAATAACGGAGAATTAAGGTTTTATGTGTTTGTCGCAGTATTGCTCGGATTTTCCGTCTATCAGGCACTCGTTGCAAACATATATAAACGGCTGCTTGAACAGATTATCTCGATTGTGCTGAAATGTTTTCGCATCATAGAAAAAGTGATAAATTTTCTCATTATCACACCTGTTAAATTTATCATTCAGGTTGCCGTAACCTGTGTCATGTTTGTTTTGCACATCCTCTTAAATATAGTGCGTTATGTTTTGAAGGTTGTAGTTGCACCCATTTTGTGGATATTTCGGGCGTTGTTTGGCATCTTGCCTGAAAATATTCAAAATAAATTATACAAAATTGCGGAATTTTATAGTACAATAGAAAATACCTGTAGAAAGTGGGTAAAAAAGATTTTGTTTAAGAGGAGGTAA
- a CDS encoding FtsB family cell division protein, whose amino-acid sequence MSTKEKTLANLETNYKHKYDAYIERQKRKKQRLFRRLMLFSIVVLITFGSMAAYHFKQRSIQAEKAEQYEQLEGKLADLKKEEKNLNEEIKLLNNEEYVLEIARTNYFFSKKGELIFNLPDEEPSY is encoded by the coding sequence TTGTCCACAAAGGAAAAAACGCTGGCAAATTTGGAAACAAACTATAAACATAAGTATGATGCGTACATAGAAAGGCAAAAAAGAAAAAAGCAGCGATTGTTCCGCCGTCTTATGTTATTTTCCATTGTTGTTTTGATTACGTTTGGCAGTATGGCAGCCTACCATTTTAAACAACGATCCATTCAGGCTGAGAAAGCTGAACAGTATGAACAACTTGAAGGCAAACTTGCCGATCTGAAAAAAGAGGAAAAGAATCTTAATGAAGAGATTAAGCTGCTGAATAATGAGGAATATGTATTGGAGATAGCCCGAACTAATTATTTCTTCTCCAAAAAAGGGGAACTGATCTTCAATCTCCCTGATGAAGAACCCTCTTATTGA
- a CDS encoding S1 domain-containing RNA-binding protein translates to MSIEVGSKLQGKVTGITNFGAFVELGEGTTGLVHISEVADNYVKDIHDHLSVGDEVKVKVINVEKDGKIGLSIKKAKDRPARSRNNRDRGESFESKMNKFLKDSEDRLASLKKHTESKRGGRGAKRG, encoded by the coding sequence ATGTCAATCGAAGTAGGCAGCAAGCTGCAGGGAAAGGTAACCGGTATTACTAATTTTGGGGCCTTTGTGGAACTTGGTGAAGGTACTACGGGCTTGGTCCATATTAGTGAGGTTGCCGACAACTATGTTAAGGACATTCATGACCACCTGAGCGTCGGTGACGAAGTGAAGGTTAAAGTTATTAATGTCGAAAAGGATGGCAAGATTGGTTTATCTATCAAAAAAGCGAAGGATAGACCGGCGCGTTCCAGGAATAACCGTGATCGCGGAGAATCTTTTGAGTCCAAAATGAACAAATTTCTAAAGGATTCAGAAGATCGTTTAGCCTCTTTGAAGAAGCACACCGAATCCAAACGGGGAGGTCGAGGTGCTAAAAGAGGATAG